A single genomic interval of Mangifera indica cultivar Alphonso chromosome 5, CATAS_Mindica_2.1, whole genome shotgun sequence harbors:
- the LOC123216602 gene encoding uncharacterized protein LOC123216602 isoform X2: protein MWRQNNFPGDPDSDQSISDEGDYNVDLRENGVSMCGRKDEGEGLHLQSRLDVLRGAYDGNCGREFSSSSTKKQSSVLCEDEVEVPDFPDEQSFMFSPRKVSTCNTDDETISDDEENMLLKISVTSGVQPVHKDGLHNFLSGKQAVVNLCSTIGEEAEALIQSNEIGISSSSHSASEANKSCKGIKSKSRPNFSFHFQSPKDGNDVPFKVHEGPERLKTANSREHSFAELLEDFCGEKPKKSDIVSAEVKDLCFSGEHSVTELLDGLKDRTGLLKRNSKMYGRTTGKRIQVVKRSTSPLEDRTIFSEDLPEPIRGSSSDDEASHQELKPAFPEMKKQTIADKFQEALGASSSDKAALVTVLRTSGVGLFGKLQQVTQSEKLKDMNFLKLQGGASPNNPSCVNIRILSRYLDGKLIVCRVSFAKDIESIEWPEFDQTMANDGRERTIIFNPRVCRDVDLEAGKSIRIHPPWKEIQVRGDEPCSCR, encoded by the exons ATGTGGCGGCAAAACAATTTCCCA GGAGATCCAGATTCTGATCAAAGCATTTCTG ATGAGGGAGATTACAATGTTGATTTGCGAGAGAATGGTGTTTCAATGTGTGGGCGTAAGGACGAAGGG GAAGGATTACATCTTCAATCACGATTGGATGTACTAAGAG GTGCTTATGATGGAAATTGTGGAAGGGAATTTAGCAGTTCATCCACAAAG AAACAATCAAGTGTCTTATGTGAAGATGAGGTTGAAGTCCCTGACTTCCCAGATGAACAGAGCTTTATGTTTTCCCCAAGGAAGGTGTCTACATGCAACACGGATGATGAAACAATCTCTGATGATGAG GAAAACATGCTCCTAAAAATTTCAGTCACCTCTGGTGTTCAACCAGTACATAAAGATGGACTTCATAACTTTTTAAGTGGGAAGCAGGCTGTGGTCAACTTATGCTCCACAATAGGTGAAGAGGCTGAGGCACTAATCCAGTCGAATGAAATTGGTATCTCTTCTTCATCACATTCTGCCTCTGAAGCAAACAAATCTTGTAAAG GCATTAAAAGTAAATCCAGGCCAAACTTTTCATTCCATTTCCAGTCACCTAAGGATGGCAATGATGTGCCATTCAAGGTTCATGAAGGACCTGAAAGGTTGAAAACTGCCAACTCTAGAGAACATTCATTTGCCGAGCTTCTTGAAGATTTCTGTGgagaaaaacccaaaaaatcGGACATTGTGTCGGCTGAAGTAAAAGATCTGTGTTTCAGTGGGGAGCATTCAGTGACTGAGCTTTTAGATGGCCTTAAGGATAGGACTGGTCTGCTGAAAAGAAATTCCAAGATG TATGGCAGAACTACAGGGAAAAGGATACAAGTTGTAAAGAGAAGTACATCCCCACTTGAAGATAGAACTATTTTCAGTGAAGATCTCCCTGAACCCATTAGGGGATCATCAAGTGATGATGAG GCCAGTCATCAAGAACTAAAACCTGCATTTCCGGAGATGAAGAAGCAAACTATTGCAGATAAGTTTCAGGAAGCTCTAGGTGCTTCCTCAAGTGACAAAGCAGCCCTTGTTACTGTACTGAGAACATCTGG CGTTGGGTTATTTGGGAAGTTGCAGCAGGTCACCCAGAGTGAGAAGTTGAAAGATATGAACTTTTTGAAGTTACAGGGTGGAGCTAGTCCAAATA ATCCAAGCTGTGTCAATATAAGAATCCTCTCAAGATACTTGGATGGAAAGTTGATAGTGTGCCGTGTCTCTTTTGCAAAGGACATTGAG AGCATCGAATGGCCAGAGTTTGACCAAACAATGGCTAATGATGGAAGAGAAAggacaattatttttaatccaaGAGTTTGCCGTGATGTTGACCTCGAAGCTGGGAAGTCAATTCGTATCCACCCCCCATG GAAAGAGATTCAAGTCAGGGGAGATG AACCATGCAGCTGTCGGTGA
- the LOC123216602 gene encoding uncharacterized protein LOC123216602 isoform X1, translated as MWRQNNFPGDPDSDQSISDEGDYNVDLRENGVSMCGRKDEGEGLHLQSRLDVLRGAYDGNCGREFSSSSTKKQSSVLCEDEVEVPDFPDEQSFMFSPRKVSTCNTDDETISDDEENMLLKISVTSGVQPVHKDGLHNFLSGKQAVVNLCSTIGEEAEALIQSNEIGISSSSHSASEANKSCKGIKSKSRPNFSFHFQSPKDGNDVPFKVHEGPERLKTANSREHSFAELLEDFCGEKPKKSDIVSAEVKDLCFSGEHSVTELLDGLKDRTGLLKRNSKMYGRTTGKRIQVVKRSTSPLEDRTIFSEDLPEPIRGSSSDDEASHQELKPAFPEMKKQTIADKFQEALGASSSDKAALVTVLRTSGVGLFGKLQQVTQSEKLKDMNFLKLQGGASPNNPSCVNIRILSRYLDGKLIVCRVSFAKDIESIEWPEFDQTMANDGRERTIIFNPRVCRDVDLEAGKSIRIHPPWKEIQVRGDGESIILCTYFSQISL; from the exons ATGTGGCGGCAAAACAATTTCCCA GGAGATCCAGATTCTGATCAAAGCATTTCTG ATGAGGGAGATTACAATGTTGATTTGCGAGAGAATGGTGTTTCAATGTGTGGGCGTAAGGACGAAGGG GAAGGATTACATCTTCAATCACGATTGGATGTACTAAGAG GTGCTTATGATGGAAATTGTGGAAGGGAATTTAGCAGTTCATCCACAAAG AAACAATCAAGTGTCTTATGTGAAGATGAGGTTGAAGTCCCTGACTTCCCAGATGAACAGAGCTTTATGTTTTCCCCAAGGAAGGTGTCTACATGCAACACGGATGATGAAACAATCTCTGATGATGAG GAAAACATGCTCCTAAAAATTTCAGTCACCTCTGGTGTTCAACCAGTACATAAAGATGGACTTCATAACTTTTTAAGTGGGAAGCAGGCTGTGGTCAACTTATGCTCCACAATAGGTGAAGAGGCTGAGGCACTAATCCAGTCGAATGAAATTGGTATCTCTTCTTCATCACATTCTGCCTCTGAAGCAAACAAATCTTGTAAAG GCATTAAAAGTAAATCCAGGCCAAACTTTTCATTCCATTTCCAGTCACCTAAGGATGGCAATGATGTGCCATTCAAGGTTCATGAAGGACCTGAAAGGTTGAAAACTGCCAACTCTAGAGAACATTCATTTGCCGAGCTTCTTGAAGATTTCTGTGgagaaaaacccaaaaaatcGGACATTGTGTCGGCTGAAGTAAAAGATCTGTGTTTCAGTGGGGAGCATTCAGTGACTGAGCTTTTAGATGGCCTTAAGGATAGGACTGGTCTGCTGAAAAGAAATTCCAAGATG TATGGCAGAACTACAGGGAAAAGGATACAAGTTGTAAAGAGAAGTACATCCCCACTTGAAGATAGAACTATTTTCAGTGAAGATCTCCCTGAACCCATTAGGGGATCATCAAGTGATGATGAG GCCAGTCATCAAGAACTAAAACCTGCATTTCCGGAGATGAAGAAGCAAACTATTGCAGATAAGTTTCAGGAAGCTCTAGGTGCTTCCTCAAGTGACAAAGCAGCCCTTGTTACTGTACTGAGAACATCTGG CGTTGGGTTATTTGGGAAGTTGCAGCAGGTCACCCAGAGTGAGAAGTTGAAAGATATGAACTTTTTGAAGTTACAGGGTGGAGCTAGTCCAAATA ATCCAAGCTGTGTCAATATAAGAATCCTCTCAAGATACTTGGATGGAAAGTTGATAGTGTGCCGTGTCTCTTTTGCAAAGGACATTGAG AGCATCGAATGGCCAGAGTTTGACCAAACAATGGCTAATGATGGAAGAGAAAggacaattatttttaatccaaGAGTTTGCCGTGATGTTGACCTCGAAGCTGGGAAGTCAATTCGTATCCACCCCCCATG GAAAGAGATTCAAGTCAGGGGAGATGGTGAGAGCATTATTTTATGTACatatttctctcaaatttcattaTAA
- the LOC123216602 gene encoding uncharacterized protein LOC123216602 isoform X3: MWRQNNFPGDPDSDQSISDEGDYNVDLRENGVSMCGRKDEGEGLHLQSRLDVLRGAYDGNCGREFSSSSTKKQSSVLCEDEVEVPDFPDEQSFMFSPRKVSTCNTDDETISDDEAVVNLCSTIGEEAEALIQSNEIGISSSSHSASEANKSCKGIKSKSRPNFSFHFQSPKDGNDVPFKVHEGPERLKTANSREHSFAELLEDFCGEKPKKSDIVSAEVKDLCFSGEHSVTELLDGLKDRTGLLKRNSKMYGRTTGKRIQVVKRSTSPLEDRTIFSEDLPEPIRGSSSDDEASHQELKPAFPEMKKQTIADKFQEALGASSSDKAALVTVLRTSGVGLFGKLQQVTQSEKLKDMNFLKLQGGASPNNPSCVNIRILSRYLDGKLIVCRVSFAKDIESIEWPEFDQTMANDGRERTIIFNPRVCRDVDLEAGKSIRIHPPWKEIQVRGDGESIILCTYFSQISL; encoded by the exons ATGTGGCGGCAAAACAATTTCCCA GGAGATCCAGATTCTGATCAAAGCATTTCTG ATGAGGGAGATTACAATGTTGATTTGCGAGAGAATGGTGTTTCAATGTGTGGGCGTAAGGACGAAGGG GAAGGATTACATCTTCAATCACGATTGGATGTACTAAGAG GTGCTTATGATGGAAATTGTGGAAGGGAATTTAGCAGTTCATCCACAAAG AAACAATCAAGTGTCTTATGTGAAGATGAGGTTGAAGTCCCTGACTTCCCAGATGAACAGAGCTTTATGTTTTCCCCAAGGAAGGTGTCTACATGCAACACGGATGATGAAACAATCTCTGATGATGAG GCTGTGGTCAACTTATGCTCCACAATAGGTGAAGAGGCTGAGGCACTAATCCAGTCGAATGAAATTGGTATCTCTTCTTCATCACATTCTGCCTCTGAAGCAAACAAATCTTGTAAAG GCATTAAAAGTAAATCCAGGCCAAACTTTTCATTCCATTTCCAGTCACCTAAGGATGGCAATGATGTGCCATTCAAGGTTCATGAAGGACCTGAAAGGTTGAAAACTGCCAACTCTAGAGAACATTCATTTGCCGAGCTTCTTGAAGATTTCTGTGgagaaaaacccaaaaaatcGGACATTGTGTCGGCTGAAGTAAAAGATCTGTGTTTCAGTGGGGAGCATTCAGTGACTGAGCTTTTAGATGGCCTTAAGGATAGGACTGGTCTGCTGAAAAGAAATTCCAAGATG TATGGCAGAACTACAGGGAAAAGGATACAAGTTGTAAAGAGAAGTACATCCCCACTTGAAGATAGAACTATTTTCAGTGAAGATCTCCCTGAACCCATTAGGGGATCATCAAGTGATGATGAG GCCAGTCATCAAGAACTAAAACCTGCATTTCCGGAGATGAAGAAGCAAACTATTGCAGATAAGTTTCAGGAAGCTCTAGGTGCTTCCTCAAGTGACAAAGCAGCCCTTGTTACTGTACTGAGAACATCTGG CGTTGGGTTATTTGGGAAGTTGCAGCAGGTCACCCAGAGTGAGAAGTTGAAAGATATGAACTTTTTGAAGTTACAGGGTGGAGCTAGTCCAAATA ATCCAAGCTGTGTCAATATAAGAATCCTCTCAAGATACTTGGATGGAAAGTTGATAGTGTGCCGTGTCTCTTTTGCAAAGGACATTGAG AGCATCGAATGGCCAGAGTTTGACCAAACAATGGCTAATGATGGAAGAGAAAggacaattatttttaatccaaGAGTTTGCCGTGATGTTGACCTCGAAGCTGGGAAGTCAATTCGTATCCACCCCCCATG GAAAGAGATTCAAGTCAGGGGAGATGGTGAGAGCATTATTTTATGTACatatttctctcaaatttcattaTAA
- the LOC123216602 gene encoding uncharacterized protein LOC123216602 isoform X4: protein MFSPRKVSTCNTDDETISDDEENMLLKISVTSGVQPVHKDGLHNFLSGKQAVVNLCSTIGEEAEALIQSNEIGISSSSHSASEANKSCKGIKSKSRPNFSFHFQSPKDGNDVPFKVHEGPERLKTANSREHSFAELLEDFCGEKPKKSDIVSAEVKDLCFSGEHSVTELLDGLKDRTGLLKRNSKMYGRTTGKRIQVVKRSTSPLEDRTIFSEDLPEPIRGSSSDDEASHQELKPAFPEMKKQTIADKFQEALGASSSDKAALVTVLRTSGVGLFGKLQQVTQSEKLKDMNFLKLQGGASPNNPSCVNIRILSRYLDGKLIVCRVSFAKDIESIEWPEFDQTMANDGRERTIIFNPRVCRDVDLEAGKSIRIHPPWKEIQVRGDGESIILCTYFSQISL from the exons ATGTTTTCCCCAAGGAAGGTGTCTACATGCAACACGGATGATGAAACAATCTCTGATGATGAG GAAAACATGCTCCTAAAAATTTCAGTCACCTCTGGTGTTCAACCAGTACATAAAGATGGACTTCATAACTTTTTAAGTGGGAAGCAGGCTGTGGTCAACTTATGCTCCACAATAGGTGAAGAGGCTGAGGCACTAATCCAGTCGAATGAAATTGGTATCTCTTCTTCATCACATTCTGCCTCTGAAGCAAACAAATCTTGTAAAG GCATTAAAAGTAAATCCAGGCCAAACTTTTCATTCCATTTCCAGTCACCTAAGGATGGCAATGATGTGCCATTCAAGGTTCATGAAGGACCTGAAAGGTTGAAAACTGCCAACTCTAGAGAACATTCATTTGCCGAGCTTCTTGAAGATTTCTGTGgagaaaaacccaaaaaatcGGACATTGTGTCGGCTGAAGTAAAAGATCTGTGTTTCAGTGGGGAGCATTCAGTGACTGAGCTTTTAGATGGCCTTAAGGATAGGACTGGTCTGCTGAAAAGAAATTCCAAGATG TATGGCAGAACTACAGGGAAAAGGATACAAGTTGTAAAGAGAAGTACATCCCCACTTGAAGATAGAACTATTTTCAGTGAAGATCTCCCTGAACCCATTAGGGGATCATCAAGTGATGATGAG GCCAGTCATCAAGAACTAAAACCTGCATTTCCGGAGATGAAGAAGCAAACTATTGCAGATAAGTTTCAGGAAGCTCTAGGTGCTTCCTCAAGTGACAAAGCAGCCCTTGTTACTGTACTGAGAACATCTGG CGTTGGGTTATTTGGGAAGTTGCAGCAGGTCACCCAGAGTGAGAAGTTGAAAGATATGAACTTTTTGAAGTTACAGGGTGGAGCTAGTCCAAATA ATCCAAGCTGTGTCAATATAAGAATCCTCTCAAGATACTTGGATGGAAAGTTGATAGTGTGCCGTGTCTCTTTTGCAAAGGACATTGAG AGCATCGAATGGCCAGAGTTTGACCAAACAATGGCTAATGATGGAAGAGAAAggacaattatttttaatccaaGAGTTTGCCGTGATGTTGACCTCGAAGCTGGGAAGTCAATTCGTATCCACCCCCCATG GAAAGAGATTCAAGTCAGGGGAGATGGTGAGAGCATTATTTTATGTACatatttctctcaaatttcattaTAA
- the LOC123216604 gene encoding autophagy-related protein 18a-like, producing MATLSEYSSPWPDPNPDPNLNSNPNPTPNLNPNSDFIPSDDDLRNLDSFSSMSPVQSDPFSSAIPKTNSNFQPPLSSASESTTPTSTPPPSLLHLSFNQDHGCFATGTDHGFRIYNCDPFREIFRRDFDRGGGIGVVEMLFRCNILALVGGGPNPHYPLNKVMIWDDHQSRCIGELAFRSEVRSVKLHRNRIVVVLEQKIFMYNFADLKLLHQIETIANPKGLCAVSQVTGSLVLVCPGLQKGQVRVEHYASKRTKFIMAHDSRIACFALTQDGQLLATASTKGTLVRVFNTLDGTLLQEVRRGADRAEIYSLAFSSNAQWLAVSSDKGTVHVFNLKFNTGSFRTDKKQTSSDPSFASSPTSSLSFIKGVLPKYFSSEWSVAQFHLVEGSAYIVAFGHQKNTVVILGMDGSFYRCKFDPVNGGEMTQIEYHNFLKPEAVF from the exons ATGGCTACTCTTTCTGAGTATTCATCTCCTTGGCCTGACCCCAATCCCGATCCCAATCTTAATTCCAATCCTAATCCTACCCCTAACCTTAACCCTAATTCTGATTTCATTCCTTCCGACGACGATCTACGCAACCTTGATTCCTTTTCGTCAATGTCTCCGGTCCAATCCGACCCTTTTTCTTCTGCTATTCCGAAGACCAACTCCAATTTTCAACCCCCTCTTTCTTCCGCCAGCGAGTCCACCACACCCACATCAACACCTCCACCTTCCCTCCTTCACCTCTCCTTCAACCAAGACCATGGTTGTTTCGCCACTGGCACGGATCACGGCTTCAGGATCTACAATTGTGACCCTTTCCGTGAGATATTTCGTCGAGATTTTGACCGCGGTGGAGGGATCGGAGTCGTTGAAATGCTTTTCCGATGCAATATATTAGCCCTTGTTGGTGGTGGGCCGAACCCACATTATCCCCTTAACAAGGTGATGATCTGGGACGACCATCAAAGCCGATGCATCGGCGAGCTAGCATTTAGGTCGGAGGTTCGATCGGTAAAACTCCATCGCAACAGAATCGTGGTGGTTTTGGAACAGAagatatttatgtataatttcGCGGATTTGAAGCTTTTACATCAGATTGAAACCATTGCAAATCCGAAAGGGTTATGTGCAGTGTCTCAGGTGACGGGTTCGTTGGTGCTGGTGTGTCCTGGGTTACAGAAGGGACAGGTTAGGGTGGAACATTACGCCTCCAAAAGGACAAAGTTTATCATGGCTCACGACTCCAGAATTGCGTGTTTCGCGTTAACTCAAGATGGACAGTTGCTTGCAACGGCCAGCACCAAAGGAACCCTTGTTCGCGTTTTTAATACTCTTGACGGTACCTTGCTGCAAGAG GTGAGGAGGGGTGCTGATAGAGCGGAGATTTATAGTCTGGCCTTCTCTTCAAATGCCCAGTGGCTGGCAGTCTCAAGTGATAAGGGCACTGTCCATGTTTTCAACCTTAAGTTTAATACTGGATCCTTTAGAACAGACAAGAAACAAACTTCATCTGATCCCAGTTTTGCCTCATCACCTACCTCATCCCTCTCTTTCATCAAAG GGGTGTTGCCCAAGTATTTCAGCTCGGAGTGGTCAGTGGCTCAGTTCCACTTGGTTGAGGGTTCTGCATACATTGTTGCCTTTGGTCACCAAAAGAATACAGTGGTAATCCTTGGCATGGATGGAAG CTTCTATCGATGCAAGTTTGACCCGGTTAATGGTGGAGAAATGACACAAATTGAATATCACAACTTTCTAAAGCCAGAAGCAGTGTTCTGA
- the LOC123216606 gene encoding glutathione S-transferase F13-like: MALKLYGAPMSTCTARVMTCLHEKSVDFELVPVNLFAAEHKQPPFLAKNPFGQIPALEDNDLTLFESRAITSYVAEKFKETGTDLLRQKDLKEAALVKVWLEVESQQYHPPISSIVYQFFVVPMQGKTPDQAIIDANLVKLGQVLDVYETKLSGTKYLAGDFYSLADLHHLSYTYYFMKTPFASVINERPHVKAWWEDISSRPAFKKVAEGMKFGRD; encoded by the exons ATGGCGCTCAAACTGTATGGAGCCCCAATGTCTACCTGCACCGCGAGGGTGATGACTTGTCTACATGAAAAGTCTGTGGATTTCGAGCTGGTCCCCGTTAATCTTTTTGCGGCTGAGCACAAGCAACCTCCTTTTCTTGCCAAGAAT CCCTTTGGTCAGATTCCAGCTCTAGAAGACAACGATCTCACTTTATTTG AGTCTAGAGCAATCACATCATATGTGGCTGAAAAATTCAAGGAAACGGGCACTGATCTTTTGAGGCAGAAAGACCTGAAAGAAGCGGCATTGGTAAAGGTGTGGCTGGAAGTTGAATCCCAGCAATATCACCCACCAATCTCTTCAATTGTGTATCAGTTCTTTGTGGTGCCTATGCAAGGCAAAACGCCGGATCAAGCCATCATCGATGCAAACTTAGTGAAGCTAGGGCAAGTGCTCGATGTGTATGAGACTAAGCTCAGTGGCACCAAGTATCTTGCTGGAGACTTCTATAGCTTGGCTGATTTGCACCATCTTTCTTACACGTACTATTTCATGAAGACTCCTTTTGCTTCGGTTATAAATGAACGTCCCCATGTGAAGGCTTGGTGGGAGGATATTTCTTCTAGGCCAGCTTTCAAGAAAGTGGCCGAGGGTATGAAGTTCGGCCGTGATTGA
- the LOC123216607 gene encoding glutathione S-transferase-like, which produces MAVFKVHGAVFSSPSMRVFACLYEKDLDFQFIPVNMGAGEHKSETFLSLNPFGQIPALEVGDQKLFESRAITQYIAEEYADKGTQLTCPGKAKAPFLVWKEVEAHQFDPVASKLSWELVLKPMFGQTTDPAVVEENEAKLCKVLDIYEARLAQSKYLACDCFTLADMHHLPHLNYLMGTPVKKLFDSRPHVSAWVADISSRPAWSKVIAMHKQ; this is translated from the exons ATGGCAGTCTTCAAAGTCCACGGTGCTGTTTTCTCCTCACCTTCAATGCGTGTTTTTGCTTGCCTTTACGAGAAGGATCTTGATTTCCAGTTTATTCCGGTAAACATGGGAGCTGGTGAACACAAATCTGAAACGTTTCTTTCCCTTAAT CCATTTGGTCAAATCCCAGCGTTAGAAGTTGGAGATCAGAAGCTATTTg AATCGAGAGCAATTACCCAATACATTGCTGAGGAGTATGCTGACAAGGGCACTCAGTTGACATGCCCAGGTAAGGCCAAAGCTCCGTTTTTGGTATGGAAGGAGGTGGAAGCACACCAATTCGACCCTGTGGCATCTAAATTGAGCTGGGAGCTAGTACTTAAGCCCATGTTTGGCCAGACTACGGATCCAGCTGTGGTTGAAGAGAATGAAGCTAAGCTGTGCAAGGTGTTAGACATCTACGAGGCTCGATTGGCTCAGTCCAAGTACTTGGCTTGCGACTGCTTCACCTTAGCGGATATGCATCACCTCCCTCATTTAAATTACTTGATGGGGACACCAGTCAAAAAGCTATTTGATTCACGCCCTCATGTCAGTGCATGGGTTGCAGATATTTCATCTAGACCAGCTTGGTCCAAGGTTATTGCAATGCATAAGCAATAG
- the LOC123216608 gene encoding glutathione S-transferase-like isoform X3, with product MAVSKVHGAVFSTASMPVFACLYEKDLDFQFIPVNMGAGEHKSETFLSLNPFGQVPALEDGDQKLFESRAITQYIAEYADKGTRLTCPGKAKAPLLVWKEVEAHHFDPVASKLSWELVIKPMFGQTTDPAVVEENEAKLCKVLDIYEARLAQSRYLACDCFTLADMHHLPNLHYLMGTPVKKLFDSRPRVSAWVADISSRPAWSKVISMQKQ from the exons ATGGCAGTCTCGAAAGTCCACGGCGCTGTTTTCTCCACAGCTTCAATGCCTGTTTTTGCTTGCCTTTACGAGAAGGATCTTGATTTCCAGTTTATTCCAGTAAACATGGGAGCTGGTGAACACAAATCTGAAACGTTTCTTTCCCTTAAT CCCTTTGGTCAAGTCCCAGCGTTAGAAGATGGAGATCAGAAGCTATTTg AATCGAGGGCAATTACCCAATACATTGCTGAGTATGCTGACAAGGGCACTCGGTTGACATGCCCAGGTAAGGCCAAAGCTCCGCTTTTGGTATGGAAGGAGGTGGAAGCACACCATTTCGACCCTGTGGCATCTAAATTGAGCTGGGAGCTAGTAATTAAGCCCATGTTTGGCCAGACTACGGATCCAGCTGTGGTTGAAGAGAATGAAGCTAAGCTGTGCAAGGTGTTAGACATCTACGAGGCTCGATTGGCTCAGTCCAGGTACTTGGCTTGCGACTGCTTCACCTTAGCGGATATGCATCACCTCCCTAATTTACATTACTTGATGGGGACGCCAGTCAAAAAGCTATTTGATTCACGCCCTCGTGTCAGTGCATGGGTTGCAGATATTTCATCTAGACCAGCTTGGTCCAAGGTTATTTCAATGCAGAAGCAATAG